The following is a genomic window from Mus caroli chromosome 17, CAROLI_EIJ_v1.1, whole genome shotgun sequence.
GGGCTGCTCGGAGGAGTAGTTTACAGCCCAGGCATGAACTCAGGGGTGCGGATGGTGACTCGCAGTCGGAGCCGCGCGACTAGGATCGCGTCGGAAGGGTGTAGGGAGGAGCTCGCCCCGCAAGAGGCTGCTGCAGGTAGCTCTGCGCCTGCAGGCGTTTTGGAGGAAAGGAGGAACGTGGAACTTTGGCTCCAGGCTTGCGTCCCGGGCCGCCGCATCTTACTTAAACTCTAGGCGCCGCGGAGTAAGCAGCTGCCTTGAATCTTGAATTCAAGCCACGCTTGAATCTCACGTGGCCCCACTTCTAGCTTCTTCCAAGGGACTGGGACCCGCAGGGTCTGCAGGGGTCCGTAAGACTGGGTTCTGGATGTGTTCATCCACCCTTGTCGCCAGTGAAAAGTTTTAGTCCAACCAGCCTAGCTTAGGACATTTACTTGCTCCAGGCTGTCCGTGGGACACAGCTCTGTTCTCAGAGCTGCCTCCCTCTCTTGTAGGGCCAGGCTGTGTGCCAAGAACACACCCAGCTAGAAGTCTTCTCTCCCAGCTGGACGGTGGTTCTGAAAGAAAACAGgcccagagagaaaacaggaaagggcaTGGCACTCATTGTATTTGTCCTGTAGCCACTAaggacctactatgtgccaaCTAGTAGTACTCAGGGAGTAATTATCTGCACGTCCCCGCCTGGGACTTAGACATAAGTGGCTAGAGCAGGAGTGTGCATAGGCAGCAATGGTCTCCCAGAATCGGTTCAGTAGTGGAGATCCGCTGGGATCCAGACTGAGGCTTGGCAAGGGCCAAGTGCCACAGAAAGTGTTGATGCTGTTAAGGCAGCAAATGCTTTAGAGTAGTAGAGTTTGGAGCTCATCCTGAATGCAACGATTTCTGAAAGGGGAGTTGCACTGTCCAGTTTGGGTGTGAAGAAAGAAGTTCTCTTGAATGTAACTCAAAGGACTTGGGACAAAGGAGAGAGGTTATATTATCCTAGAGGCTGTTACTAGTGTCGGTGTGCTAACAGGCACTTTGTCAGACTGTCATGTACTGTCGTGACAAGGGCAGAGCCCAGCACTTCTGTACACAGCGTGGTAGATAATGGACAGTTGCACAAACAAGTGTGGGGGATATGGATTGGCaggtaagcagcacccttcccccaccctcatATAAAACCCACTCCAAAGACTGAATGGCACTTTtttacagaaggaagaaaaagccacAGGTCTGTGAGACATCCAcggaaaacacagaaaatgcatGTGGCCTATGAAGCGGCTAATGGTGAGGAAGGTGAAGATGCTGAGCCTCTCAAAGTGCCCATTTGggagccccagaactggcagcAGCAACTGGCCAACATCCGTATCATGAGAAGCAAGAAGGATGCACCTGTGGACCAGCTAGGCGCCGAGCACTGCTATGATGCAAGTGCCCCCCCGAAGGTATGCAACACCTCCGCCTGTCCAGCAAGGTGCTTGCTTCCTTTTAGGTCTCTTCCAGAAAAAGAGCAAGATCTGCCAGCTCTCCCTGCTGCCATACAGGAGGATACATACATACCCAGGAAGACGCGCTCCTCCCATAACCTTAGAACATGTACAACGTACATCACCTGTCAATCATTGTGGCCACCGTGCATGTCAGAGTGCCTGAGACTTGAAGCCTCGTGCACAGTGGTGGTGCATTTGGGAGCATCCAATAATGTAGGAGAAGCAGACTCCCTTACATTGTGTTGGTTCCTTAGACTAACCATAGGGCTAACCACCTCTGATCCTAGTATCCTGAGTATCTCTAACTCTGGCCCTTCTTGTCTATAAAATGAGTAGTGTTACACTGTAACAGTAGCAGTAGCTATGGTCTAATATCCATCCCATACAAGGTATGATTCCAAGCAATTCATCCGAGCTTCGTGCTACTCTATAGAAGTATGTGACAAGACAGATGGGTAAGGGACTTGCCTGGGACCCGTCACCATCCTGGCCCCATTCTTGCACAAGCAGGTGAGGAGATACCAGGTACTCCTGTCGCTGATGCTCTCCAGCCAGACCAAAGACCAGGTCACAGCCGGTGCCATGCAACGGCTCCGGGCCCGGGGCTTGACTGTGGAAAGCATCCTGCAGACCGATGATGACACACTAGGCAGACTCATCTACCCTGTGGGCTTCTGGAGGGTAAGCATTACCTTTGGCAACAGAGCCAAGAGGGGGCACTGTTCTGAGGATGTGGGGCGGGCATCTCTGAGGACAGAGACTCTTCATGCTTCTGACTTGCCACAGGTCTATCCCATGGGGCTAGTGCCCTGCCCCTGAAGTTCCTGGGATGTGCCTCTACACATCCCTTCATTTCTCTACCCTCCCACCCAGCTGCCtccacttcctttccttcttcccctcctagGCTCCCCAGACTGTGTCACTCCACAGAACCCTGGGAGGTGGGTGGATCTGTGGGGAGGGCGCTTCCCCTTGGCACTGCGTGGGCCACCGTCTATCAGATTGGTTTTAAATAGCCCTCTCAACTCAGGCACAGGATGGGAACCACCCAGCTGTTCTGTCGGTTGCCTGGGGGAGTCCCAGgctccagccttccttcctggAGGTCCAGGTGCTATTGAGTCTAGGTACCGCTTAGCCTCTGGAGGGAATACTGAGGCAGAGGACCCCAACTGGTTCCCACACACTAGAGGGAGGGGGGTCTAGTTATGTGTTGGAGGCCTGCCAGGAGTTCCTTCAGGCCTCTTTGCTGCCTTCTTCACCTCCTGGAGAGGTGGGACATAGGCAGGTGATCTTTGACGCTGGGCACTTGCAGGTCCTCCCAATTAGGCTATGCCTTGCCCCAAGGCTGACCCACACCATCTTTCAGAACAAGGTAAAATACATCAGGCAGACAACAGCCATCCTGCAGCAGCGCTACGACGGGGATATCCCTGCTTCCGTGCCTGAGCTGGTAGCCTTGCCAGGTGTTGGGCCCAAGATGGCACACTTGGCTATGGCTGTGGCCTGGGGGACCATATCAGGCATAGGTGAGTCGTTTGCACCACAAGGAGGGAGAAGTCAGCTCTGAGCTTGATTCTTCTTGGGCTCTACTGGGGTTCCCCAAAGTTTTTGTGACTCAAACCAGAGTATCAAAAGGGTACTGTCAGTGTTGAGCAGACTGACACTGCTGGGTCCTGATGACAAGAACTTGCGTTTGCCGGGTTCCATCtgcatgctgatctctgtgaggGATTTGAAGCCAGCTGATGTGCACATACTGTGGAGCCTGACTTAGGCTTCAGGGGTCAGGGAAACCTTTcggttttggtttggggggtggtatttgtttgtttgtttgttttatttttgagacagggtttctctgtgtagccctggctgtcctagaacacactctgtagaccaggctggcctcgaactcaccaagatctgcccacctctgcctcccaagtaccaggATTGAAAGGTGTGCACCGCTACCACCCATCGAATCTGCCTCAGCTCCGTAAATCCCGGGCTTATAATCATGCTTGATTGTGCCTAACCCCAGGAAATCTTTCTGAGGTCATGTTTCAGTTTAGAGTTTCTTGTGAGTTAGCGGGACCAAGAGGTGGAAGTGTGTCCCAGACAGAAGGAAGAGTGACCATAAAGCTGAGTAACGacaccagaaagctctagaaTGGGTGGGGCAAATTGATGTcatggtggaggaagaggaaggtggtcTTGTGGGATGAGAATGGACAGTGATGTCTGGCATCCTTTTTCTGAGTATCGTCTGGTAGCATTTGAAGCACCTTGGTGTAGCTAGGTTGAAGACATCCTCCCTGGGGCAGTGATGGAGGTGCTGCCTAGAGTTGTCGGGACTCCTGTGGTCACATTGAAAAAACAAGATTTAGTCCTGAACTCTCTTTGGGCCCCCAACCCTTGGCTCCTGCATGTGCCCAATGGAGGGATTCCGTCAGAGGTTTCTAAGCTGGTAAGGCCTTTTAGCactgctcagtgggtagagggcAGCTAGGGGCCCAGGGCTTTGACTGGAAGCTGGTGACCGCTTGTTGGCACTGAAGAACAGCGAGCATTAGAAGAGCCAGGCCAGGTCGGAAGTGGGTGAGGCCTCCCGCCTCAGTCTCCATTCCTCCGCTCCCAAAGCCACCAGCAGCCTCTTAATTGACACTTGAGCTTATCTAGCTGGTGTCCTCAGCTGCCTGTGTCCCAGGAGTAGGGAGTGTCTTTGTTGGGTAGCTCTGTGGGGGAAGGGCCCTGCAGGGAATTATGCATCCAGTGGTCAGAACAAGGGCTGAGTCCACCCACTTCTCTGTAGTCTACCTGCTGTGAGAGCCCTAGGGTTGCCTCCTGAGGAGAAAATGTGTTCTCTCAAATGAAAAAGCTGGAACTCTGGAGTTCTGACCTTTGCAGCTGGGTGACCTTAGATCAAAATAGGGCCTCTCTGAGCTTGAGTTCGCCTCCAGTGAAGTGACTGCCCTCTGTAACACCACAAATGCATGGGAGGGCCAACATGGGAGGTTTATGCATGTGGTCCTGTGTTGGGCCTCTGGGGTTCTAATGAGTAGTCTTGCCTCTGTGACACTGAGAAGGAAAAGGCTAAGGCTTCCATGATATGACCCCTCAGCCTGCACCTCCAGCCTTTCCCCAGACAGTTAGCACGTCAGGGAGCTGGCATGGGGACTAGCGAGCTGTTTGACAAACCTTTGGAACAGAAAGGCAGGCACTGCAGTTGAGCAGGTGGCTTAGCAGGAGCCCCCAGTGAAGGCATGAGGCTGAATCCCTACGGTGGCCAGCGGATGGGAGCAGGGATTGGAACACAGCTGGAGCCACCCTGATCCTGCTCCACATTCTGTCCCCAGTAATTTAGTAGCAGGTACCAGCTACCTCTGCAACAGTGACCCACAGGGCCAAGCTTCTGCCACCCTGTCCAGTGCTCAAAGCCAGTGGATAGTCTGGAAGGGGCCGTAGGACCcggaagatggagcagaggaagcagaggaaggcccTTTCCAATCCAGGCCTCATTCTTGGAGTTAGACTAAGAGTTCACACTTTGGGGTttggggcttgttttgtttttcccaggatagaggtgttttgtttttgttgtttgtttgtttgtttgtttgtttgtttgtttgagacagcctTACTCTGTACCCCAAGCTCGCCTTGAATTCAGAGCACTGCTACTTAAACCTTTTAAGTGCTGGGAAggaaccaccatgcctgccttatATACCCTTTGGTTGTTTcgtttgtcttgttttgaaactgggtttctctgtagccctggctgtcctggaactcacttcacagaccaggctgactttaaactcagagatccacctgcaagcctttaatctcatcacttgggaggcagaggcaggtggatttcttgagtttgaagccaacctggtctacatagtgaattctaggaggATAGTCAAGGCCTTgaagaaagaccctgtctcaaaaacaaacaaaaaccaggctgCTTACACGCCAGATTGAGGGCTCACTCAGACAGCCACTGCACATACTTACTGTACCTGCTCTCATGAGAGGGACCTTGGGCTGTCACCTAGCCACACTTGCTTAGGACCGGGGACTGGGATAGGGACACAGTCCAGCTGGCAGAGTGCCCTTGTTCAGCCTGCCCTGTCTCCAAGCAGCAgtggacacacatgtgcacagaataGCCAACAGACTGAGGTGGACCAAGAAGATGACCAAGACTCCAGAAGAGACACGCAAGAACTTGGAAGAGTGGCTACCCAGGTACAGTGTAGCTTGGTGAgcttgggggagggaggtgtCCTGCTGTCATCCACACTGACCTTCCTCTTACCCTCACAGGGTGCTGTGGAGTGAGGTCAATGGACTACTGGTAGGCTTCGGCCAACAGATCTGTCTTCCTGTCCATCCTAGATGTCAGGCTTGCCTCAACAAGGCCCTGTGCCCTGCTGCCCAGGACCTCTAAGGGTCATAGGGCTCCCTCTGGCTAGTGTCTGTGAGGTGCCTTTGTGGGGCAGGGTGATAAACTTTGAGGGGTGTTTGCAATAAACCTGGGAAGTTTTTCACAGTTGATTTCTTGCCCTGTTGGCTTCAGATCAGGCGGAAAAGCATGTGTGTGATGCAGTGTGTCCGCTCCAATCCCGTGTGGGGGCAGGATCGCCTGAGAGGCTGTGTGGGGACAgtgagggagggagtgaagggaGGGGAACATAAACCgaggagggaggaaacagagCCAGCTGCAGCCAGCTGCTGGGAAGCCTATGGGGGAAGCATCCCTGTGAACTCTCACACACTGTCCTGTGGCCCAACACTCCTCTGGACCTAGCTTCCGAACTCGCACTTGGCCTGTGCCTGGAACCCACCCCATGTTAACAGAGGAACTCTAGACTCAGGACTTGACACAGGGGTAGGAGAGGATGACGTTGTTCCTCACTCACCTAAAG
Proteins encoded in this region:
- the Nthl1 gene encoding endonuclease III-like protein 1 isoform X1; its protein translation is MNSGVRMVTRSRSRATRIASEGCREELAPQEAAAEGRKSHRSVRHPRKTQKMHVAYEAANGEEGEDAEPLKVPIWEPQNWQQQLANIRIMRSKKDAPVDQLGAEHCYDASAPPKVRRYQVLLSLMLSSQTKDQVTAGAMQRLRARGLTVESILQTDDDTLGRLIYPVGFWRNKVKYIRQTTAILQQRYDGDIPASVPELVALPGVGPKMAHLAMAVAWGTISGIAVDTHVHRIANRLRWTKKMTKTPEETRKNLEEWLPRVLWSEVNGLLVGFGQQICLPVHPRCQACLNKALCPAAQDL
- the Nthl1 gene encoding endonuclease III-like protein 1 isoform X2 — translated: MDSCTNKCGGYGLAEGRKSHRSVRHPRKTQKMHVAYEAANGEEGEDAEPLKVPIWEPQNWQQQLANIRIMRSKKDAPVDQLGAEHCYDASAPPKVRRYQVLLSLMLSSQTKDQVTAGAMQRLRARGLTVESILQTDDDTLGRLIYPVGFWRNKVKYIRQTTAILQQRYDGDIPASVPELVALPGVGPKMAHLAMAVAWGTISGIAVDTHVHRIANRLRWTKKMTKTPEETRKNLEEWLPRVLWSEVNGLLVGFGQQICLPVHPRCQACLNKALCPAAQDL
- the Nthl1 gene encoding endonuclease III-like protein 1 isoform X3; its protein translation is MHVAYEAANGEEGEDAEPLKVPIWEPQNWQQQLANIRIMRSKKDAPVDQLGAEHCYDASAPPKVRRYQVLLSLMLSSQTKDQVTAGAMQRLRARGLTVESILQTDDDTLGRLIYPVGFWRNKVKYIRQTTAILQQRYDGDIPASVPELVALPGVGPKMAHLAMAVAWGTISGIAVDTHVHRIANRLRWTKKMTKTPEETRKNLEEWLPRVLWSEVNGLLVGFGQQICLPVHPRCQACLNKALCPAAQDL